The genomic stretch TGTCAAGGCAATCTCCAGGACCAGGTTGGAGCTTGGGTCTCCTGGCAGGTGTCTCATGGCTCTTTCCCTCCACTCAGTTCCCTCAAAGATGACAATGTGTCCTTGTCACCTTTGGAAGTCACTCCAGTCTGGAATCTCCTCATGGGAGTCCCAGGACCCAGAATGGAGAGAGGGGAGAAGTGGACCCATAGACCCTTTCCCCAAGGCCCAGGAAAAGCCTTCCAAGAGCGCAGACCTCAGCTAGCGCTGTTGACTCTCCTCTACCATGAGTCCCTGTCTGAGGGACACTGCAGTGAGCCGTGGCTGGACTTGGAGGAAAGACTAGATAGTTGAACCAGGCACCTGGTCTAAATGTGAGGATATTTCTTCTTTCAACAGGTCGTCCTAAAGGTCAGGGTGTTTATAAAGGCAGAGGTCCGGTCAAAGGTCAAGATCCAGTCGAAGGTCAAGATCCAGTCAAAGGACAAGATCCAGTTAAGGGACAAAACCTAATGGAACTCTACACTAATCCTGGTTTTTGCCCCAAGATGCTGGTTGAGTGGGACGATCCAAATCTCCCTAAGCAGTGTGTGAAGGATTCCGATTGTCCATGGCCCTACAAGTGCTGTCCGATGCGCCTTGGCGGGTGGCGGTGCTCCCCAGCTGAGGTGAGAACTGGGTGGAGGGAGAGGTGACCCCTGAGGGCACAGGGAGGCTGAGTGGTGGGGAAGGATCCCAGATTGGTGGGGAAGAGGATAGAGGGAGGTGATGGAGAGACTGAGGGGATTCAGAGGCTCTAACTTGGGTCCTGAGAAGGGTGACATGTAGACTCAGCCCTGCCCCGCACTGCCTCTGAGTGCTCTGACCTGCCGAATCACATCTCTGATTCTCTCTTCTTCTACCAGATGGAGTCTATTCTTGCTGCACGTTGAAGTCCCCAGGGAAGCAGGCCCTGGTGCCGGCAGCGCTAACCTCTCCTACATTACTCCTCTTCCTCTCATCCAGGATGCCCAAGCCTAGACTGCCTCTCTCATGGACTTTCCAATAAAAAACCACTTTCAGATTCATTTGTTTCTGGCTCCTATGACTTTTGGGCTCTTAGAAGCTCTGGGGAGATGGGTGTGGTGTTGGGACTTCCGGTCCCTGGAAGAGGGACCCGTTGGAAGCTGAAGGAGAGCCCGGGCTGGAACGAGAGGCCCATTCCTGGCGATCACTCTAGAAATCCAATAATCAACCCAAGAACTGCAGTCTCCGTTTCACTAGGAAATGGGAACATTTTGCCTTAGGCTGCAGACCAggcaaataaaacccaaaaagttGTGTAAATTTCAGGCAGTTCCTTTCCTTCATCATTGATCCCCTACTTGTGACCTGGCTGTGATCAGCCCCGTCAGTGCGACCAGTGAACCTTCATGCCTCCACCTGtagctccctccttcctttcatgTTTCCCAGGGATCTGTATCCTTCCAAGAAGACAGATGCTGGAAAATCCTTGCTAGTGAAGCATTTCACCTGTTCGTGCCTGAGATGCCTCCAGTAACACATAGTTCCTTTGGGTTAAGCAATCTCCCCTCCCAGCTTTCTATTTTAAGATGTGAATGAGGAGGCAAGACACATTAAGTCCTTGACTCTTTCTTGTGATTGCTGAATACTGTTCTCTGGAGACATGCACACTGGGATAGAGCAGACTCCGGGAGTGAAGAAAGAGGAAGGTTTTGTGAGGCGAACTTGAATGACCTCGCGGCTCTGCCGTTGGCTCCCCTGCCCTACTGCCCTTGTGCAGTGAAGTTCTCAGGGAAGGCCAAAGCCAAGGAGGGGGAGCATTTTGGGttgagaggggtgggaaggacaCAGGTTTGGGAGTCAGGAGACCGGAgttccagccccagcctcctctccaCTTGCTGGTTGACCTCAGACAAATCTTTctccccctctgagcctcagtagtCTATCCAACTTGAGGAGGGTTGGATGAAAGTATTCTGGAAGTACAGTTCAGCCCTGATTTTCTGGCCCTGAAAcacttcttttgtgtgtgtacgtgtgtgtgtgcgtgtgtgtgtatgtgtgtgtgtatgcacgtgcacgcgcgtgtgtgtgtgtgtgtgtgtgagttgggCTCCTGCTGTGAGTGAAGGTTGGGGGACAGAGGCTTGGAGTGAGAGAACTGAGGGCACAGTGTCCCTTAGTCCCTCTTCCAGGAGCTACAAGCCAGGGGTCCCCTCTCATTCTCCAAGGGATTGGCTGGACTGTGCATTCTGTATGTAGGCAAAAGCAGTGTCTGAACTTCTGGCCTGACAAATACATAATATACCATTGGTGGTTAAGAATCATTTCTGTATTTCAGTGTTTTCTCTGTTCCAGATCTTATAATAAGTATATTATATGCATTGTCTTATCTTTTTTCTCATTAGCCCTCTCTCAGACAGGTAGTATATAcatctttacttttattaaaagaTTGAAGCCATGAAAGTTTCGCTAAACACCCAAAGACACACAGTTAGTAAGTGATGATAAATcctatttttattataaactgGCACTaactagaaaatggaaaaggaaaatattccCACTTATAATATCAACACAATTAAACCACTCAATAAATCAACATGAGAAGCAGGCAGAACTTTAAAAGAGAAACCTAAACAAGTGTTCATGTTGCACAGAAAAAGTTCTTGAATAAATAATTAGTGTGTTCCTGAATGTTTAGATTCTCTATAGTGAAGAGAGCAATATTTACCCTTTCAGTGTTGTCCCCCTACCCCcgctttattgaggtaaaattgacatataacattgtatacgTTTAAGTTGTACAGTGTGATGACTTGATACATGCATACACGGCAAAATGTTTACCACAATGAAAATAGTTACCAAATCCTTCACCTCACATAACAACCATTTTGCCAGTGGTTGTTACGGTGAGAACATTAAAGCTCTCCTTTCATACCAGCTTTCCAGGATACAATAGTTTTGACACTGCACAGCTTCCATGATTTTGGCACCAGATTAACAAAACGATCCAAGCAAGGGGTAAGAGACAACAAAAAGACTGTGGGTAGATGAACTTTCCCCTTTTGCTTTATATCATTTTATAGGGAGAAATTTAGGGAGAAATCACTTTCCTAATTTCACTCAGCAAGTCAGGGCCACCAAGATCTGGTTCCCTGTCTCCTAGACCAGTGTTCATCCTACCTTTCAATGAAACTGGCTGATCTGATTAAATTGTTGCAAATAGTGGGGGGATGGGTAGAGCTCAGCAGCAGAGCGAGTGCTCAGCATACATGAGGtgctggattcaattcccagtacttccattaaaaaataataataataaatttaaaaatacataaataaataaaactatacaaattatattttataacgtTATTGCAAATGTACATTTCTGTGATTCCAGCTGATACCTGATCATTTTTCTCCTGACACCTGGAGCCCCACTAGTATTTTTCAATCATTTATAGTGTCAAGAGGAGTTATTTATTCAGAGAAATAAGGGGGTTCACAAAATGATGAGGGCCCATTTTGACTTTGGACCAAGAATCCACTGGTTCCATGTCCGCATTTGGGCCAGGTTCTGCCCACCTAGAAGGCTGTATCTGGGCAGGGAAGAGTTTCATCCCCATTCTTTTCATCCCCATTCAGACATCAGGCCTCAGATTCCTTCCAGGTGCCCTCTGTTGTCTGATTTCCTCCTGGATTTCAGAAGCAGGCAATCCTGTGTCATCAGTCAAACCTCCATTCCAATCCCCTTAGACTCGGAGTTCCGCACACTCTCCGAACCTCACCAACAATACCTGTAAAAGAGAAGGCCAGAGCAAGTGGAGGTTTCTGAGCCCTTTGCACTAAAACTCCAACTAACCTAGAACTCCGTAGAGGCACATCTGTCTATGTGAGTAACTCTGGGGGGAAAGTCAGGAGGGTAAGAAAGTCAATTTGTGACTTCCAGGCACCATGAAGGTCACACACAAAAAACGTCGTTTGACATCCTCACAGTAGCTTGGTGAGAAGAACAAGTATTAGACACTCAGTGCCCATGGAAAGACCCACATTCCTGCTCACAAACTTCCCCCCGCTGAGCCTAGCATCCACCGACCTCAAGCGCCTCTCCGAGGTTGCGAGCCCTCGACTCCTCTTTGACTGGTCATGGCCATCTCTGAGGCAGAACAGTTGAGCGGTGGCTGcaaagattatgagaaactctaAGGACTTCTTATGCCCTATCTAGAAGAGGAACACGGAGACTCTTTTCCCGTCAGGCATGTGTGTCATCCCTTTAGGGGTGCCAGTCCGAGGGGGTAAAAACATGCACTCATGTTTATCAGCTCTTGGCAGTTTCCCTGATCACACAGCCTTCCATCTCTTTAGAACAAACAGTACACTTTGAGATTATCATGAACCACTCTTTACATTAAACATGAAAAATGCGAGGCCCAGAGGGGACAATAAAGAGTTTCCCAAAGTCACAGAATGCGTCACCGCAATGCTTAGATCCAAAACCAAGATGTagagctaactttttttttaattgaaagatagttagtttacaatgtttttacactttctggtgtatagcagagtgattcagctatatatatatatagtgtttgttttcatattctttttcattataggctattacaaggtattgaatgtagtctgctatgctatacagtaagaacttgttatttatctatttgatttatagtagttagtatctacaaatcccaaactcccaacttatccctccccactcccattcctttctggtaaccataagtttgttttttatgtctgtgagtctgtttctgttttgtacataagttcatttgtgtcacttttttatattccacatataggtaatatcatatggcatttttctttctctttctggcttccttgaatgatgatttccaggtccacccatgttgctgcaaatggcattattttattctttttatggctgagtagtattccattatatatataaataccacaACTTTAACCAAtcatctgccgatggacatttaagttgcttctgtatcttggctattataaatagtgctgctatgagcactgggggacgtgtatctttttgaattagagttttctctgggtaagtgcccaggaatgggattgctagatcatatggtaagtctgtttttagttttttaaggaatctccatacagttttccatattggctgcaccaaactacattcccaccaacagtgtaggagggttcccttttctccacaccctctcctagAGCTAACTTCTTGGTAAGGTTGCATTGACAGTTTTACAAGGTCTGGACCATGAAGGGTGGTCCCTAAGATGAGATCAATGTTCTTGAGTGATGGAGCAGCACAAGAAAATGTGTCAATGGAAAAGTACGATAAATTGGGGAAGATGGTGCTGGTGGAAGCAAT from Vicugna pacos chromosome 19, VicPac4, whole genome shotgun sequence encodes the following:
- the PI3 gene encoding elafin, which codes for MRSQSFLVLVAVLLVLGTLAAEAAVVKGRPKGQGVYKGRGPVKGQDPVEGQDPVKGQDPVKGQNLMELYTNPGFCPKMLVEWDDPNLPKQCVKDSDCPWPYKCCPMRLGGWRCSPAEMESILAAR